A genomic window from Gossypium hirsutum isolate 1008001.06 chromosome D12, Gossypium_hirsutum_v2.1, whole genome shotgun sequence includes:
- the LOC107947546 gene encoding pectinesterase — protein MSVKVVITAVSVILLVGVVAGFFAVIQHRKHSGGTELSLQMKAVSNFCSATSYKEACQKSLNSVNSTDPEQFIGRSILVAEEAVKKFFNYSDSLIVKVKNNSRTKMALDDCKDMMSYAVQSLQASYSEVGNAQLHSISDRVSDLRTWLSAVISYQESCLDGFESDEGMKENMTIGITDARELTSNALAIVSKLSEILSKFGLQLKAPKTSRRLLSTGKDKYPSWFSNVDRKLLAKIDNSNIKPNAIVAMDGSGHFKTIAEALAAAPKQSNVRHVIYVKAGVYKEYITVDKKTINILMYGDGPRKTIVTGNKNYVDGTPTWKTSTFSAIGDGFICRSMGFQNTAGPSKHQAVALRIQSDRSAFFDCRMDGNQDTLYNHANRQFFRNCVISGTIDFIFGDSPTLIQNTLIIARRPMDNQLNTVTAQGKTDANENTGIVIQNCRIVPEQILFPDRFKIATYLGRPWKQYSTTVVMESTLADFIRSEGWTPWAGEAFEDTLYYAEYNNRGPGASLDRRVDWKGYHKIDKNTAMRFTAQSFLLSRENWLPQTGIPYIAGLRS, from the exons ATGTCGGTCAAAGTAGTAATAACAGCGGTTTCCGTTATTCTTTTGGTGGGAGTCGTCGCTGGCTTTTTTGCCGTAATTCAACATCGAAAACACAGTGGTGGTACCGAATTGTCTCTGCAAATGAAGGCTGTTTCTAATTTTTGTTCAGCTACAAGTTACAAAGAAGCTTGCCAAAAGTCCCTCAACTCTGTTAATAGCACTGATCCTGAACAATTTATCGGTCGGTCGATTTTAGTGGCTGAAGAAGCTGTTAAGAAGTTCTTTAATTATTCCGACTCGTTGATTGTTAAGGTCAAGAATAATAGCAGGACTAAGATGGCTTTGGATGATTGTAAGGACATGATGAGCTATGCGGTTCAATCCCTTCAAGCATCGTACTCCGAGGTGGGTAATGCTCAATTGCACAGCATTTCTGACCGTGTATCGGATCTCAGGACCTGGTTAAGTGCTGTTATATCGTACCAAGAGTCTTGCTTGGATGGTTTCGAAAGTGATGAAGGCATGAAAGAAAACATGACAATCGGCATTACTGATGCTAGAGAACTCACTTCCAATGCTTTGGCAATTGTGTCCAAGTTATCggaaattctttcaaaatttggTCTCCAACTTAAGGCTCCTAAGACATCCCGTAGACTTCTTTCCACAGGGAAAGATAAGTATCCATCATGGTTCTCGAATGTAGACCGTAAGCTTTTGGCTAAAATTGATAATAGTAACATAAAACCAAATGCTATTGTGGCTATGGATGGAAGTGGCCATTTCAAGACCATTGCTGAAGCCCTAGCTGCAGCTCCCAAGCAATCCAATGTCCGTCATGTGATCTATGTTAAGGCTGGAGTCTATAAAGAATACATCACCGTGGACAAAAAAACCATTAACATCCTTATGTATGGTGATGGCCCAAGAAAGACTATAGTCACTGGTAATAAGAATTATGTCGACGGCACACCAACATGGAAAACTTCTACTTTTT CTGCTATTGGAGATGGATTCATTTGTAGATCTATGGGGTTCCAAAACACTGCTGGTCCTTCGAAGCATCAGGCTGTGGCTCTTCGTATTCAATCTGATAGATCAGCGTTCTTTGATTGCCGAATGGATGGCAATCAAGACACATTGTACAATCATGCAAATCGTCAGTTTTTTCGCAACTGTGTCATTTCTGGAACCATTGACTTCATCTTTGGTGACTCCCCTACTCTTATCCAAAACACATTGATAATTGCAAGGAGACCAATGGATAATCAACTTAACACAGTGACCGCACAGGGCAAGACCGATGCTAATGAGAACACCGGTATTGTAATCCAAAATTGCAGGATCGTCCCTGAGCAAATACTCTTTCCCGATAGGTTCAAGATTGCAACATACTTAGGCAGGCCATGGAAGCAATATTCTACAACTGTGGTCATGGAGTCCACTTTGGCAGACTTCATTCGGTCCGAGGGATGGACACCATGGGCTGGAGAAGCCTTCGAAGACACTCTTTATTATGCTGAGTACAATAACCGTGGCCCTGGTGCTAGTCTCGATAGGAGAGTTGACTGGAAGGGTTATCACAAGATCGATAAAAACACTGCTATGAGATTCACGGCTCAATCATTCCTTTTGAGTCGTGAGAATTGGTTGCCCCAAACTGGCATTCCTTACATAGCTGGTTTGAGATCTTGA
- the LOC107947545 gene encoding galactinol synthase 2-like: MAYYGINYSKLRLWEFVEYSKMLYLDGDIQLYDNIDHLFNLPNGHFYAVMDCFCENKLGATPHNTTSITVNNVPTISNDLTRWVNNSLPYTSTPACSSSNPTSPPIKNQVIVKGRRNRQICNRC; this comes from the exons ATGGCTTATTACGGCATTAACTATTCCAAGCTCCGTCTTTGGGAG TTCGTCGAGTACAGTAAAATGCTATACCTGGACGGCGACATACAATTATATGACAACATCGATCACTTATTTAATTTGCCAAACGGGCATTTCTACGCAGTAATGGACTGTTTTTGTGAGAACAAACTAGGAGCCACACCCCACAATACAACCTCGATTACTGTCAACAATGTCCCGACAATATCAAATGACCTGACGAGATGGGTCAACAACTCCCTTCCCTATACTTCAACGCCGGCATGTTCATCTTCGAACCCAACCTCACCACCTATAAAAAACCAAGTAATAGTGAAGGGGAGGCGGAACCGGCAAATTTGCAACCGTTGCTAA